A window of Malaclemys terrapin pileata isolate rMalTer1 chromosome 14, rMalTer1.hap1, whole genome shotgun sequence contains these coding sequences:
- the AGRP gene encoding agouti-related protein — MLNMLLLSWGVLQGIQAILSSDLGSSHLSEMRPSLDGADRSSYPSLLRKLKEAPVGPAGTLPRPGFDRMAMELRVADEDLMQEASVLEPEVLSAALGAQGREERSPRRCVRLLESCLGHQLPCCDPCATCYCRFFNAFCYCRKINATFPCGKN; from the exons ATGCTGAATATGCTGTTGCTGAgttggggggtgctgcagggaatCCAGGCCATCCTCTCCTCTGACCTCGGCAGCAGTCACCTGTCAGAGATGCGCCCCAGTCTGGATGGGGCAGACAGGTCCAGCTACCCCAGCCTTCTGCGGAAACTCAAGGAGGCCCCCGTGGGGCCCGCAG GGACTTTACCAAGGCCTGGGTTTGACAGGATGGCTATGGAGCTCCGCGTAGCTGATGAGGACCTCATGCAGGAAGCCAGTGTACTGGAGCCAGAG GTGTTGTCTGCTGCACTGGGGGCTCAGGGACGAGAGGAGCGCTCTCCACGCAGATGCGTCCGCCTGCTGGAATCCTGCCTTGGGCACCAGCTCCCCTGCTGTGATCCTTGTGCCACCTGCTACTGCCGCTTCTTCAACGCCTTTTGCTATTGCAGGAAAATCAATGCCACGTTCCCATGTGGCAAGAACTAG